In Columba livia isolate bColLiv1 breed racing homer chromosome 16, bColLiv1.pat.W.v2, whole genome shotgun sequence, the DNA window TGGAGGCCCTGGACACCATCCTGCCCCCGACCCGCCCCACAGATAAACCCCTGCGCCTGCCCCTCCAGGACGTCTACAAGATTGGAGGTGAGCAAAAACCTTGTCActgtccctcctcctgctgctctaaCTAGAGCCTTCATTCTCTGGGGATTTGGAAATGACATTTCCAGGCATTGGGGAACTGAAGAGATTGAACTGTGAAAATGTGAGATAACTTTGGGGAGAAGTGTTAGCTCCAGGGCAAAGATTCCATTGACATACCCaaaggtgcctgaggactgcagaggagcagcaggttTGTGAGCTGTTCCCAAGGAACTGGTGATGCCAAAACGACTGCAGATTTGGGTGTCTCAGAGGTCACAGCCAGCATGGCAAGTTGGAGGCAGCAAAAACGTGTCACCGATGAGGGACAAGGCTAGCGGAAAGAGCCACCCGTGAGGCTGGCATCTGCCAGCTTGGCCACGGTCTGCCCATGCTTCCCAAATGTTGGTGTCCATCACCAGCACCTCCATCTGCGAAGCTGGATCTCAGCACCAGCCATGTAGGGAATGTTTCGACTGGCACATCTCCTGTCCCCTCTGTGATGGGGACACTTTTCTGAGCTATAAATACCCCTGAGCTCTCTAACCTGCTGGCAGCAGCGGGCAGCCCTGCTGACTCCCCGGCTGCCGGATCCGGCAGGTGCAGCCatttccagcccttttccaCGATTTCCCAAGGACACGTGCTGTAGACACCAGGCAGGGATTGAACATGGGTTTTATTATAGCAGGATTTTGAATGCAGTCTTCTGTTTGCAATGGAGATGAAAGACAGCAAGCAGGTCTGTGTCCTCCCCTAGCTCAGCTGGTGGAAAGGCAGATATGGTTTTAGCATTAGGCCAGTCCTTAGAGAGCAGAGACACCGTGGGAAGCGGGGAGGCGGAGAAGCAGACAGGTCTAGCCAACCTCCCCAACCTCTTTTCAAGGTTGTTTCTCTTAATGGTTATTCACCTCACTCCAAAGGTGAGTTTTGCCAAAGTCTCCTGATGACATGGGGTGTAAAACGTTCCCTTCATTTAATTAGCTACCCTCATTCgctggcagagctgagcctTGTCCCATGGTGCTGGTGTGTCCATCAGGGATGTGGAGCATGTTCTACACACACTATGATGTGCCTGGTGCCCATGCAGGAGATGCCACAGCTCCTACAAAGGAAGAGCTTTCAGGGCACATGGATTGCTCAGGGCCTTCTGCTTATGACATTACTCCTGTGGGTGGACTCATGGTATTTTTTAAGACCTTAATGTTGATCTTGCAGctaaaaactgttttttttgggggggaaagaAGTAAGCATGGTCTTTGTTACAAACCACTGGAGATATCTTGCTTTTGCTGCAGCCAGGTTCTGGCTACTGGTTACATTTTGCTCTGGTCTGTCCTCGTTTCCTTAGGGATTGGCACAGTCCCTGTGGGCCGGGTGGAAACTGGCATCCTGCGGCCTGGCATGGTGGTCACCTTTGCACCTGTGAACATCACCACTGAGGTGAAGTCTGTGGAGATGCACCACGAGGCCCTGAGTgaggctctgcctggggacaatGTTGGCTTCAACGTGAAGAATGTCTCCGTCAAGGACATCCGCCGTGGGAACGTCTGCGGGGACAGCAAGTCGGACCCACCGCAGGAAGCCGCACAGTTCACATCTCAGGTGAGCAAAGCTGCTGGTGCCACTGCGCATGGTTTGTCACCATCCTCTGGCTCCCAGCCTTGCCCTGACACCACTCTGTTCCCAGGTGATCATCCTGAACCATCCTGGCCAGATCAGCGCTGGCTACTCGCCTGTCATCGACTGCCACACCGCACACATTGCCTGCAAGTTCGCTGAGCTGAAGGAGAAGATTGACCGACGGTCCGGCAAGAAGCTGGAGGACAACCCCAAGTCCCTGAAATCAGGCGATGCGGCCATCGTGGAGATGATCCCTGGCAAGCCGATGTGTGTGGAGAGCTTCTCCCAGTACCCACCCCTCGGTAAGGGAACGGCTCTTTTGTGGTTTCCCAAAGAGGAGCATAGAGACTCTGTAGGTGTAGAACTCACATCAGATGTGCTGAGCTTCTCCCAGTTAAGCTGGGAAGGGAGCTGAGCACCTTTTGTTGCTCCCAAACATGTTGAGGTTGCAAAATCTGACACATGAACTGTGTCAGGGCTGGTGGGGTGGGACAGGTTCTCTGCTGAGCTGGGTGGCTGCTCCCAAAGGCAGGGCTGGATTTTCCCTCTCGGATCAAGAAGATCTTTCCTTCCAGGTTACTAAACCCTGATAGTTTCTGGATGCAGAAACATTTCTCAGCATCCCCATCTCTGCCCTGAAACAGAGCTGATcaggagaagaaggaagtttGCTCAGCAGAGGTCACCTTGTAAAGCAGGGAAGTGCCATGCTTTCCATGGATGGTGTTGCACGTCTGGAAGCTTTATCAACACCAGGAGCTTGCAGAGCAGATGTGATTTAAGCTTAACAAATAGTCATTTAAACAGAGGAGCATCAGGGCTAGCTTGGCAGCCAGAGCAAGGGTTGAAGGCTCAGGGCTCATTCCTGCAGGAACTGGTTCCAAGGGCAGGGGTGACAAACGGCACCATGAGAGGTGGGTGTAGATCCCACCATCACCCACCCAGAAGATCTCAGCCTTAGCGGGAACCAAGTGGCCGCGTTTCGCTCATGTCCCCTCTCTCTCTACCCCACAGGCCGCTTCGCTGTCCGTGACATGCGGCAGACCGTGGCCGTGGGCGTCATCAAGAATGTGGAGAAGAAAAGCGGTGGGGCTGGTAAAGTCACCAAGTCTGCCCAGAAGGCCCAGAAGGCTGGCAAATGAATCGTGGACTCCCAGTGCATCGCGCAGAAACCATCCCTGACACCAGGACGCTGCCACCGTCTCCCCCGGGCGCATGTGTGCACATCAGCTTGTAAGAGTTTATATGTCAACGACTGGATGCTCACCATTAAGGTCCAGTGGAAattctttaaaaggaaaagcatgtTCCAGCGTTTGTGAGGCTTCATGTTAATTTTACCAATAAAACTGGTACAACAtccacagtggaaaaaaaaaataacaaacaaacaaaataccccaaaaaacaaactaaaccaaccaacccaaaagGTGCGgagctttgtgtgtgtgtctgtcatTGAGAAGGgctggttttggtgggtttcCTGTAGTTCCACTTAGAGCAGATGGTGGAGACAGGCACAGACGAGGCTGGGGTGGAATTTTGGAGGCTTTGGAGGAATGAGGAGAGTTTGGCATTTGTATTCAGGGTGTCACTCAGTGCCCAGCTCTTGCCCCTTGACTGATGCAGATGTCCAGTCTGATTCCCCCAGCCAGGGGCTGCTCTTACAGCAGCCTGGGTTTTGATACTGTCCTTAACCTGCTCAACCTTCTAATATCAACTATCAGGGCCATTAATATATTCTTTTTCCATGCAACATAAGATTAAGTTAAATCTCTAAATTTATGCCatttgaagagagaaaatagcATTCCCCATGCCTCCTGCAAGGGCTGGCAGCATTGCTTGTATTCTTTATAATACCCCATCATTTTGGGAGAAGCACCCAAAGCTGCCTTCTCTCttcaccttgctttgcctcacATGTGGTGGGTCCCCGAACCCTTTACAAACAACGTGACAGGAACATTTTTCCCCAGCTGAAGCTATGTGCTGGAGCCCAGACATGACTCAGGACTCCTAAGAAGCCCCCAAACTCATGGTCTTCACCCAAGGTGGTGTCTTGGCTCACCTTGCAGCCTGGGGCAAGGTCTGTACCTCTTCCCCACCCCACCCAGCATCAGCTGCGCCAATCCAGAGGATTTTGAGTGTTTAAGACTGACCAAAATCCAAGAGCTGGGTGCTTGGAGGGGGAGCGGGTGGGAAGACCAAGAATGGGGATGAGTGGGATTTGGTACGGTGGGGCAGGCAGGTGGAGGGATGAGGTGTGACATGCTTCTGGGGACATTTCCAAGGGACGATTCCTCTTCAAAGGTGGGGTTAGCAGCCTGCTGGGGCATCCTGAGCTTGTCTGTGCTCCTGGCTCAGATTTTAGAAGATGCCACAGCATTGGGAGCAGATGCCATGCATGGGCTCAGCATCATGGGAGGTTCTTCCCAGGAGAGCTCCAGAGGAACAAGCATCATTACTGTTTGTGTTGCAGGAGCCCTCAATGATCCTAATTAACATGTGACACTCCACAGCACTAAGTGCCCTAGGCAGAGCCTCAAGgagctgacaccaagctgaATTACAGAGGGTATGGCATGAAGCCCCTGTCACCTGCTTCCCCAACACTGTCTCCATCCCATGTCCCAGCTGGCAGCAGATGGACACGTATCAGCTCACTGAACCGTGTTCCCAAAACGGTGTGCACAAGCCACCGAGGCTCCTTGCCCCTCACCACACCCTCAGCATCATCAGAGAAAACAATTTCATGCCAAGGTCTTTGCAGCATTTGGGCTTTATGAAGTGTTGTGTCCTTGGCTTGCCACAAATTGGAAAGAGACCTGGGAATCCCTCCAGGCACAGTGGGAATGCAGGAGAAGCCTCTTTTCCCACTGATGGTTTAACCTCATCTTCCAGCACCTCCTGCATTTCCCAGCTCCAGAGGCAGGCTGTCCTTGAGTCAGCCTTGTCCTGGGTATTTCCAAGCAGGGCAGGAGAACATCATCATCTGTATGTTTTTCCCCCATCCCTAAAAGTAACAGGAACAGGAATTCTTGTGGGAACATCCCTCCCAAACTGCTCAGGAACCTCCAGCTCTCTGGTCCCCACAGGAAGCCAGTCCCTGGCACAGCAGGAGTTGTGGCAACCTTGGGGTCAGGTGAGACACAGAGAAGAGCAGATGCCAAGTCTGCACCTGGTCCTCTATagctattttaaaagcaaaaacaagtTTGACAAAGCCACAGCTATGTTTCCATAGAAATATGCCAGGGGAGCTGTGAAAGATGCTCTGGGAGTGATACACAAGTGGTGCAATAATTAACGGTGTAgctgcagaagaggaaaaacataaaaCCCAGAGGATTTAACTCAAACTTGCTCATGGCTCGAAGCAGGTTCAAATTTTCAGCCTGATTTCAGTGCGATTGGTACCTTGGTTAATCTGCAGGGTCCAAAAGAAGAGACAGGCCCTGAAGTGAGACgtctgcagctgcagcatcccCCATTTTAGGAGGTTTGTGTCAGGCTCTGTAGAGAGCCAGAATAAACAGAAATGGTCTAATTTAGACCCACTTCAAAGCATGaggttcaaaaaaaaaaaaaaaaagaaaaaccaaacatgcTGAATTTCTGGGGATctcaaatcaaaaccaaatgaaGCCATGACATTCCTACACCGAAATCTTGGGTTTGAAGACTCAGCATGAATCTGAGTTTTGGGATTGGGTCCATGACCTGCCACGTGCAAACCCTGGTCTGACCCTGCAGGGCTCTGGGAATGATGCTTGGTTTGGGGTAGGTGACCCATTTTGGATTTCTACCATAAATATAACCAACCCAAGATCACCCTCAACTGGGTCACAGATGGCTTTTGGCAAACCTTGCAGCCAACTCGAGTCTATTCAAGACCCATCAACACCCTGGGAAAGCAGGTGGGTGTGGTGTGGCCCGTGGCAGGTGATATATAGGGCTGTGCTGGTGAGATGCATTTTAAATCCCCGACTTCTCCTCTGATCCCTCCCCACCATGGCCAGGGGTGCTGAGGCCTCACAACCAAGAACTGAgaggcatttttttccctagtaacttttggtttttttaggcATTTTTCATCACTGTCCTCCCTGCAGATACCGCAGTGATGTTTCCCCTCCATAGCAGTCTCAGCGATGCCATCTCGTGGAAAGAGGGACGAAGTCCTTCTGGTGCAGCTGCCAAGGAGAAGAAATCTAGCCCTGTGTCCCACCTCCACAAAGCCTGGCCATGGCAGGCAGCAAGTCCATGCCAAAGCGAAGGGTACAGCCTCAGCAGCTGC includes these proteins:
- the EEF1A2 gene encoding elongation factor 1-alpha 2 — its product is MGKEKTHINIVVIGHVDSGKSTTTGHLIYKCGGIDKRTIEKFEKEAAEMGKGSFKYAWVLDKLKAERERGITIDISLWKFETTKYYITIIDAPGHRDFIKNMITGTSQADCAVLIVAAGVGEFEAGISKNGQTREHALLAYTLGVKQLIVGINKMDSTEPPYSEKRYDEIVKEVSAYIKKIGYNPATVPFVPISGWHGDNMLEPSPNMPWFKGWKVERKEGNASGVSLLEALDTILPPTRPTDKPLRLPLQDVYKIGGIGTVPVGRVETGILRPGMVVTFAPVNITTEVKSVEMHHEALSEALPGDNVGFNVKNVSVKDIRRGNVCGDSKSDPPQEAAQFTSQVIILNHPGQISAGYSPVIDCHTAHIACKFAELKEKIDRRSGKKLEDNPKSLKSGDAAIVEMIPGKPMCVESFSQYPPLGRFAVRDMRQTVAVGVIKNVEKKSGGAGKVTKSAQKAQKAGK